DNA sequence from the Deinococcus seoulensis genome:
CGGCCCGCGCCGGGTCTGGTACACGAAAGTGGGCGTCAGGCACTCCACCTCGGCGGCCGGGGTCACGGTGACGGTGCCGCGCAGGTCCGTCAGGTAGTCGGTGACGGTCAGGCCCGTTTCCTCGCGGACCTCGCGGGCCAGGGCGTCCGTGATGCCCTCGAAGGGGTCGAGTTGCCCGCCGGGAAATTCCAGGCGTCTGGGTTGCCCGGGTTTCACGCGGCGTTGCAGCAGGACCTCTCGCCCGTGGGGGCCGCTGCGTTCGATCACGGCGCGGGCGTTCACGTAGAAGTCCTTCCGGCGTCGTGGCCGCGTCAGCAGTCGTGGCAGCGCCAGCATCAGCCTTTCACCGCACCTTCCAGGCCTTTCATGAAGTACTTCTGGCCCATCAGGAACACGATCAGGATCGGGATGATCGTGATCACGGCGCCCGCCATGACGGCGCGGCTGTTCGTGCTGAAGGTGCTGCTGAGTTCCAGCAGGCCCGCCGAGAGGGGCAGCATGTTCTTGTCGGGCAGCATGATCCGCGCCCACAGGAACGAGTTCCAGTACGCCACGAATTCCAGGATGGCGAACGCCACGATGGTGGGGAGGGCCAGCGGCAGCATGATGCGCCGCCAGATGGTCAGTTCGCGCGCCCCGTCGATGCGGGCGGCCTCGATCAGTTCCTGCGGGACGCCCAGGTATGCCTGCCGCAGCAGGAACAGCCCGATGATGCTGGCTGCGCCCGGCAGGACCACCGCCATGTACTGACGGACCGCGTCAATGACCGGGTTGGTCTGTTGCAGCAGGCCCAGTTTGATGGTCGTGATGTAGTTGACGATCAGTCCCGCCTCGTTCGGCAGGACCATCAGGATCAGGATCGCGTAGAAGATCAGGTCCCGGCCCGGAAAGCGCATCTTGGCCAGTGGGTACGCGGCCAGGGTCGCCAGGGTGGTCGTGATGGTCACGCCCAGCACGCAGATGACCAGCGAGTTCAGGATCAGGCGC
Encoded proteins:
- a CDS encoding NUDIX domain-containing protein, whose translation is MLALPRLLTRPRRRKDFYVNARAVIERSGPHGREVLLQRRVKPGQPRRLEFPGGQLDPFEGITDALAREVREETGLTVTDYLTDLRGTVTVTPAAEVECLTPTFVYQTRRGPVDSVGFFFRVQASGDLTERGDGAAGHEWVPLAEVRRRFQDAPDTFDWLTQAALRHLLTHDWRDA
- a CDS encoding carbohydrate ABC transporter permease, whose translation is MTSPLPAATAPMSAEEHARLAAQLKSRRVARQRVQNVLAYAVLIVIALIMLYPFYWTLITSFEPTGNIYEAKILPKGVSLRNYAEVFSGTTVPFWRLILNSLVICVLGVTITTTLATLAAYPLAKMRFPGRDLIFYAILILMVLPNEAGLIVNYITTIKLGLLQQTNPVIDAVRQYMAVVLPGAASIIGLFLLRQAYLGVPQELIEAARIDGARELTIWRRIMLPLALPTIVAFAILEFVAYWNSFLWARIMLPDKNMLPLSAGLLELSSTFSTNSRAVMAGAVITIIPILIVFLMGQKYFMKGLEGAVKG